The following is a genomic window from Lysinibacillus sp. G4S2.
ATCCATAATTGGGAACTCTTTTTGCTCAGCCACAAACATGTCTAAAGCGTGATCTATATGGTTTTCACAGCTGTATTTTTCCATTTTTACACCTCTTCTTATTTTTCTAAATTTCCACAAACTTATTCACAATTTGGTCTATGTTATCCACAGTCTATTGTAACAAAGGACAAGCGAGTATGGAAGATAGGCTTTCTATCGCTATTCGTTGGTGTAATGTTATTATTCACAATTTTCTAGTTATCCACAATATTTTCTAAATCATTCTTAATAATTCATTCAACTGCTTCCGAATATTTTTTATTCATCACCATAATGTGGGGTTGATTTCCGTTCCGACTGGGCGCTTTTCCGCTGTCGCTTCGCTTTCGCACAGAGCAAAGCTTCCTGGAGGCGTCCAGCCATAACGAAGATCAACTTATATACATGGCATACGTTTTTTAACAAATGTCATCCAAAACTTTTTATTCCACAAAAAATCAGTGAGGATTCCATAATCCCCACTGATTTTTAATTTACAATGAATTGCTATTTGTTAATGTTAGTGATAGGTCTACTAATTTACCTTGACGATATACTTTCATCGTTAATTTATCACCAATTTTTTTGTTGTTATATAAATGTTTGCGTAAATCGATTGCTGTTTCGATTTTTTTGCCATCCATTTCAACAATAACATCGTACTGTTGCGCGCCTGCTTTTGATGCTGGTGAGTCATTCACAACATCTGTGATAACAACACCTGTTGTAATGTCTTTTGGCAATTTTAACGTTTCTTGTTGGTAGAATGACGGTACATCCGTTAAGTCTACGAATGAAATACCCATTGTTGGACGGTTCATTTCACCATTTTTCTCTAATTCCTCGATAATTGGAATTGCTGAGTTAATTGGAATTGAGAAGCCTAGACCCTCAACAGAGGATTCAGCGATTTTCATTGAGTTAATGCCGACTAAATCACCAGCAAGGTTAACAAGTGCTCCACCACTATTACCAGGGTTGATTGCTGCGTCTGTTTGTAATACTTCTTGTTGCCAATCTACTGTGCCATCACTATTTATGTCAACCGGTACAGAACGGTCCTTACCAGAAACAACACCTGTTGTAACAGAGCCATAGAATTCTAAGCCAAGTGGGTTACCAATTGCGATTACTGTTTCACCTTGTTTTAGTACATCTGAGTTACCGAATTTCGCAACCGTTTTAACATCTTTAGAACTGATTGAAATAACCGCTAAGTCTGTCCAAATATCACGACCAACTAATTGTGCTACTTCTTTCGTTCCATCTGGCATTGTTACCTCTAACTGTTTTGCACCTTCAATAACATGGTTATTTGTCACGATAAAGGCTTTATCACCTTGTACTTTATAAATAACACCTGAGCCGCTTCCAGCAGGTTTGTCTGTTGTAGATGGAGGATTCCAAAGTCCACCGCTTGTCACTTCTTGAATATTAGTAATCCCTACAACAGCCCCTGAAGTCTTGTCTACCGCTTTCGTAACATCAGTTGTTACTTCTGTTGCAACTTGATTAATGTTTGTTTCATTCTTACCTGTGGCGCTTGAACCTGGCATTTGATTTACAAGTCCAGGTAACATGAGCCAAACGAGTAGAGCGCCTATGATGACACCGATAAAGCCGGTAAATAAATAACCACCCTTACCTCCGCCACGGCCTTTCTTTTTATGACGCTTCTCTTGCATTTCTCGCTCCTCTCGTTCGAGTCTCTCCTGAAGAGGTGATTTCTGTATTTCATCGTTATTTAGAAAATCACTGTTTTTATCATCATCTTGAAAATTACTCATTGTCCTCATCCTTTCACTTATTAGTATTTGTTAGTTGTTACCCTAATATTACGATTCAAACATTAAAATCAGATGAAAAATAAATAAAATGGGTATAAAAAATAGCTGTACAAAAGCATTTCTATAAAATGCTTTTGTACAGCCTCATTAAAGATTCATTTTTTTAAACTGTGACTAATTTCGTCGGTTCTTCCGCTTCTGTATCAAATAAATTTAAATACTCTCCGACAATAATGCCGCAGGATTGCAAAGTTTGTGTAACACTCATGCGCGCAAGCTCTTTCATGTTATTATCCTTACTTAAATGTGATAAATAAATATTTGTTGGTTTTTCAAATACGACCTCACTCATTGCAATAGCTGCATCCTCATTTGAAACGTGCCCTACATCACTTAAAATACGACGTTTTATTGACCATGGGTAGCGTCCCATTTGCAGCATATTGACATCGTGATTACTTTCAAATACGAAGGAATCAGCACCTCGAATGATACCCTTCATACGGTCGCTGACATAGCCTGTATCCGTAATAACAACAAGCTTGCGCCCATTTTCATGAAAGCTATAAAACATTGGATCTGCGGCATCATGTGATACGGCAAAGGATTCAACAGCTAATGAACCAAAATGCTTGACTGTATCCATTTCAAATTCAAAACGTTGCTCTAAAGGTATATCACCAACAAGCCCGTCCATCGCTTGCCATGTTTTGTTGTTGGCATAAATAGGTACATTATATTTTCGTGCCAATACACCTATCCCTTTAATATGATCACTATGCTCATGTGTAACGAAAATACCACTTAGCTGTTTCATATTGCGGTCGATTTTTGTAAATAGTTGCTCCATCTTTTTGCCGCTGAGACCCGCATCGACAATAAATGCATGATCATCATTCTCTACATAAATCGAATTGCCTGTACTACCACTTGCTAAAACACTAAATTGCATCATTCAACTCCCCAGTCTTCCTCTTCGCCCTCTTGCTTGTCTCCTTGGATTTCAATAACATTACCTTCACTAGCATTGACAAAATATTCTTCTGTTTCTCCATCTAACTTCACTTTTACTTCCCATGTTGGTACAAACACTTGCGTTTCCGTGAAATAACCTTTTGTCGAGTAACCTAACTTCATTTGCGTAATACGCGATTCTGGCTTTAGTAGGTTTTTATTATAAAGTGTCTGGATAATTTGAAGTGGTGGTATGACCGTTTCCTGTTTCTCCATTTCTTCAATATTATCAAGCATCGTTTGATCATACATTGTAACTTCGTTGTCTGCATTCCATTGTACTTTTAATAAGGCACTCTCATTGTAATAGAACATTCGATTCCCTTTTTTCTGGAAGAAAATCGCAACTCGTTGCTCATGATCTACCTTCCATAAGGCATAGGAATCTCCTTCTTTAACGTTTGCATGGACAAACTCTGTAATGCTTGTATCATCATTATTTCGTAATTTCACAGGCTTTGCAAAATCAACATGTAAATGTGTATCATTTTTTGTAATATTTTCTTGCCTATTGCTATTGGTTAAATCAGCATTTGGAAATTTATGCACTTCGCCCGTAATATAAACAACAAATTCATTACTATTTGGCAGTGAACCATACGTAATATTATCCTCTTTTAAACGGGCTTCTATTGTTTTTTCACCAGGTATCTCTACGCTCTGCGCTTCAGTATAGCGATCTAAATACACCCAATACAAGAAGATATTTAAGATTAAAAAAACGAATATGAAAATAGATTTTGTTCTATTCCAATCCATTTTTGACACCTCCTAATGTTTCAGGCGTCAGATTCGTCCATACACCGTTACGAATAGCAAACCAGCACGGTTCTAATGTCATAGTTTCTTTATTTTTATTTTGAGTTAAATAATAACCCACCACAATATCATCTAAGTCTGATAATACAATGTTATTAAGTTTTTTAATCTTTTCAACGATTTCCGATCCTGATGACAGTTCTTTAATCTCCTTTTCGGATGGAATATCTAAATCTAAGGAATAGTATGGACGTTTGTAGCGGAAAATACGATTATCTCCCCAAACAGTTGTAATTCGATTCATAGCCTGATCACTAAACACAGGTAATCCATGTAAATATAGCTGATAATCTAATTGATTATTATTTGTACTTGTCGATACATAGCGATAATCAGCTGTAAAACCTCCGTGTTCATTGATAAATTCAAAACTATCCGTCAAGAGCTTAGAAGGTTCAATTATTACACTACTTTCTGCAGTAGGATAAACAAAGATCAATGATTTTAAATTCTTATCAACCGTCATCAGTGACATACCATCTTGATATTTTACAGAGTTTGGACTTTCATCAGTACGCTGAACAACGTTTGGTTCTGTAAATAATACATCTTTAAAAACATCTGGTGATTTCTCGTTGATAAAATACGTATATTTAGTGGATTCAACTTTATCGTTAGGAATATAAAGTGAAGTAAAACGATCACGCTCCACTTCTTTAAAAGAGCCGTATGTTTTCGCTGGCTCAATAATATTCCGTACAAATTGGTTAGCATTTTGTAGACTAACATGTGAACGCATCAATGTTTCATTATTGCTACTAATGAAAAACAACTGTAATTCTTTGTTATTATAATTACTCCAATCTATAATCATACGATTAAAGGTTGTTTCAGGTAGCTCCTTA
Proteins encoded in this region:
- a CDS encoding CxxH/CxxC protein, with product MEKYSCENHIDHALDMFVAEQKEFPIMDKVEEDKKLSTKCNYCEQPAEYIVSSK
- a CDS encoding trypsin-like peptidase domain-containing protein; translation: MSNFQDDDKNSDFLNNDEIQKSPLQERLEREEREMQEKRHKKKGRGGGKGGYLFTGFIGVIIGALLVWLMLPGLVNQMPGSSATGKNETNINQVATEVTTDVTKAVDKTSGAVVGITNIQEVTSGGLWNPPSTTDKPAGSGSGVIYKVQGDKAFIVTNNHVIEGAKQLEVTMPDGTKEVAQLVGRDIWTDLAVISISSKDVKTVAKFGNSDVLKQGETVIAIGNPLGLEFYGSVTTGVVSGKDRSVPVDINSDGTVDWQQEVLQTDAAINPGNSGGALVNLAGDLVGINSMKIAESSVEGLGFSIPINSAIPIIEELEKNGEMNRPTMGISFVDLTDVPSFYQQETLKLPKDITTGVVITDVVNDSPASKAGAQQYDVIVEMDGKKIETAIDLRKHLYNNKKIGDKLTMKVYRQGKLVDLSLTLTNSNSL
- a CDS encoding MBL fold metallo-hydrolase — protein: MQFSVLASGSTGNSIYVENDDHAFIVDAGLSGKKMEQLFTKIDRNMKQLSGIFVTHEHSDHIKGIGVLARKYNVPIYANNKTWQAMDGLVGDIPLEQRFEFEMDTVKHFGSLAVESFAVSHDAADPMFYSFHENGRKLVVITDTGYVSDRMKGIIRGADSFVFESNHDVNMLQMGRYPWSIKRRILSDVGHVSNEDAAIAMSEVVFEKPTNIYLSHLSKDNNMKELARMSVTQTLQSCGIIVGEYLNLFDTEAEEPTKLVTV
- the yycI gene encoding two-component system regulatory protein YycI, producing the protein MDWNRTKSIFIFVFLILNIFLYWVYLDRYTEAQSVEIPGEKTIEARLKEDNITYGSLPNSNEFVVYITGEVHKFPNADLTNSNRQENITKNDTHLHVDFAKPVKLRNNDDTSITEFVHANVKEGDSYALWKVDHEQRVAIFFQKKGNRMFYYNESALLKVQWNADNEVTMYDQTMLDNIEEMEKQETVIPPLQIIQTLYNKNLLKPESRITQMKLGYSTKGYFTETQVFVPTWEVKVKLDGETEEYFVNASEGNVIEIQGDKQEGEEEDWGVE
- the yycH gene encoding two-component system activity regulator YycH, translating into MKYIEPVKSVVLFLLVLLSVVLTFMNWTYTPDYKVIEKTEEKEIQIGPQKKMEDVIRPYKAIYRFDKEFTGTISNNAMEDIMKSFVGWNVDLVRDNNNLTADSINEMIRTNNCMTIFFAGEIPYSAFSSIFQFADKELPETTFNRMIIDWSNYNNKELQLFFISSNNETLMRSHVSLQNANQFVRNIIEPAKTYGSFKEVERDRFTSLYIPNDKVESTKYTYFINEKSPDVFKDVLFTEPNVVQRTDESPNSVKYQDGMSLMTVDKNLKSLIFVYPTAESSVIIEPSKLLTDSFEFINEHGGFTADYRYVSTSTNNNQLDYQLYLHGLPVFSDQAMNRITTVWGDNRIFRYKRPYYSLDLDIPSEKEIKELSSGSEIVEKIKKLNNIVLSDLDDIVVGYYLTQNKNKETMTLEPCWFAIRNGVWTNLTPETLGGVKNGLE